In the genome of Leucobacter luti, one region contains:
- a CDS encoding heparan-alpha-glucosaminide N-acetyltransferase domain-containing protein, producing MSAASAYSPASLTVARARARYIGVDIARFLAIAGMMAAHLITIAAYVAEPGSFDEAAGAVADTLTEGIAAPLFAVLGGVSVVFATRRTLREGRTGAAIGATVLRGALLILIGLLLGLIETPVAIVLAYYGVAMILIAPLVAVRSWVLGTIAGALGVFGGPLNALARAGLEGTDPSGSLTFEDFGIDWFASLRALLLTGEYPALTWCVYLLFGVLIGRALVAATARAALGRTAAVLAALGAAVAVAAQFVSTAVIANVSAFGGPWPSGTDPAEVAEIVAHSSDGAPLAPELWAQLIATPHSGSPLDILRTAGIALAVIGLLVLLCDVSRAAAGRPLGPVLGTVRAAGAAPLTIYSLHIVATGVLLEPAFQDPSIWESGFPWWAAGISAYALQLGGALLIGALLARLGTRGPLEAAVSWIVRLVVRG from the coding sequence GTGAGCGCCGCGTCTGCCTACTCCCCCGCGTCTCTGACAGTGGCGCGAGCACGAGCGCGCTATATCGGCGTCGACATCGCCAGATTCTTGGCGATCGCCGGGATGATGGCGGCCCACCTCATCACGATCGCCGCGTATGTTGCCGAGCCTGGCTCGTTCGACGAGGCGGCCGGCGCCGTCGCTGACACGCTCACCGAGGGGATCGCCGCGCCGCTGTTCGCGGTGCTCGGCGGGGTCAGCGTGGTGTTCGCGACCCGCAGGACCCTGCGCGAGGGACGAACGGGCGCCGCGATCGGGGCAACGGTACTCCGAGGCGCGTTGCTCATCTTGATCGGGCTGCTCTTGGGCCTCATCGAGACCCCCGTCGCGATCGTGCTCGCCTACTACGGCGTCGCAATGATCCTCATCGCCCCACTGGTGGCCGTGCGCAGCTGGGTGCTCGGCACGATCGCGGGTGCCCTCGGGGTGTTCGGTGGCCCGCTCAACGCGCTCGCTCGAGCGGGGCTCGAGGGAACGGATCCCAGCGGGTCACTCACCTTCGAGGACTTCGGAATCGACTGGTTCGCGTCGCTGCGTGCGCTGCTTCTCACAGGCGAGTATCCCGCGCTCACCTGGTGTGTGTACCTCCTCTTCGGGGTGCTCATCGGCCGCGCACTCGTCGCAGCCACCGCGCGCGCCGCACTCGGGCGCACAGCAGCGGTGCTAGCCGCACTCGGGGCGGCCGTTGCCGTGGCAGCGCAGTTCGTCTCCACCGCGGTCATCGCGAATGTCTCGGCGTTCGGCGGCCCGTGGCCGTCAGGAACTGATCCGGCAGAGGTGGCTGAGATCGTCGCGCACTCCTCCGATGGTGCGCCGCTCGCACCGGAACTCTGGGCACAGCTGATTGCGACACCGCACTCCGGATCCCCGCTCGACATTCTCCGTACGGCCGGGATCGCGCTCGCCGTGATCGGGCTGCTCGTGCTGCTGTGCGATGTCAGTCGCGCAGCAGCAGGGCGACCGCTAGGCCCCGTGCTGGGAACGGTCCGAGCTGCTGGTGCGGCACCGCTGACCATTTACTCGCTGCACATCGTGGCGACGGGAGTGCTGCTTGAACCAGCGTTCCAAGATCCGAGCATCTGGGAGTCCGGGTTCCCGTGGTGGGCAGCAGGGATCAGCGCCTACGCGCTGCAGCTGGGCGGCGCACTTCTGATCGGAGCGCTCCTCGCCAGGCTCGGCACGCGTGGCCCGCTCGAAGCCGCGGTCTCCTGGATCGTGCGACTGGTGGTGCGCGGCTAG
- a CDS encoding N-formylglutamate amidohydrolase, whose product MNASRLDLIPRGTVFTPEQITHYADPDTRTLEQAISDADLLVATPHSGAAIPEELFEFLSPALTRRLQYDFSDVATASIVRRWAEIDPRIVAVINPHPRLIRDPNRRKPDDVRADLAAAISRVREAGQWQKVDLTGVDAIRPVTFSFFPILEIPETEDGLQRLVDAFAETAEQGLGVYEATREALTEMFLEQGLEHGGSFTRLSFHDTMNTTTTRDGAVNVARAASDRLPDVVALSNRGDHDGEERDPEDRPTMDPAALRTLAAAHREGFEVAHPEAVLLNQPYLGSEEIRAAGARFGAMRAEADAAGLRLGAVQAEFLREYLLGPAAVAELHEPGKDWITEDPEHIDAIAYACKRAWDAFRAAE is encoded by the coding sequence ATGAACGCCAGCAGACTTGATCTCATCCCCCGCGGAACCGTGTTCACGCCCGAACAGATCACGCACTACGCAGATCCCGATACTCGCACGCTTGAGCAGGCGATCTCCGACGCCGATCTCCTCGTCGCGACGCCCCACTCCGGAGCCGCGATCCCCGAGGAGCTCTTCGAATTCCTCTCCCCCGCGCTCACGCGCCGGCTGCAATACGACTTCAGCGACGTGGCAACGGCTTCGATCGTGCGGCGCTGGGCCGAAATCGATCCACGCATCGTCGCAGTGATCAATCCACATCCCCGTCTCATTCGCGATCCGAATCGACGCAAACCTGATGACGTGCGCGCGGATCTCGCGGCCGCCATCTCGCGGGTTCGCGAGGCGGGCCAGTGGCAGAAGGTAGATCTGACCGGGGTCGACGCGATCCGGCCCGTGACGTTCTCGTTCTTCCCCATCCTCGAAATCCCCGAGACTGAAGATGGGCTCCAGCGCCTCGTCGATGCCTTCGCCGAGACCGCCGAACAAGGACTCGGCGTCTATGAGGCCACGCGCGAGGCACTCACCGAGATGTTCCTCGAGCAGGGGCTGGAGCACGGCGGATCGTTTACGCGGCTCTCGTTCCACGACACGATGAACACGACGACCACGCGCGACGGTGCCGTCAACGTGGCCCGGGCTGCGTCCGATCGTCTGCCCGATGTCGTCGCGCTCTCCAATCGCGGCGATCACGACGGCGAGGAGCGGGATCCTGAGGACCGCCCGACGATGGATCCTGCTGCGCTGCGCACGCTCGCCGCTGCCCATCGTGAGGGGTTTGAGGTCGCTCACCCCGAGGCGGTGCTGCTCAATCAGCCCTATCTGGGAAGCGAAGAGATCCGGGCTGCCGGCGCGCGCTTTGGCGCGATGCGTGCAGAGGCAGACGCTGCCGGGCTGCGACTGGGCGCCGTTCAGGCCGAGTTTCTGCGTGAGTACCTGCTCGGGCCCGCGGCAGTGGCCGAGCTCCACGAGCCGGGAAAGGACTGGATTACCGAAGACCCCGAGCACATCGATGCGATCGCGTACGCCTGCAAGCGTGCGTGGGACGCATTCCGCGCAGCGGAGTAG
- a CDS encoding SulP family inorganic anion transporter: MSSIVSGLRALLPTRADYRGVRTSWRADLLAGLTVGIVALPLALAFGVSSGVGAEAGLVTAIVAGLVAAVFGGSNVQVSGPTGAMVVVLAPIVMLHGVGAVAVVSLMAGVLVLAAGVLRLGRAVSYIPWPVIEGFTAGIGIIIFLQQVPAALGVQASGHSSNAVVATWQVITEASWPAAFLPLAAVIGIALIMVLLGRITPSVPASFVAILVVSVIAVLAGSPLATIGTLPNSLPAPSLPALDPGMLVSLAGPAFAVAALAAIESLLSARVAATLADTGQVNADRELFGQGLASIASGIFGGMPATGAIARTAVNVRSGARTRLAAVIHALALLLVVLVAAPVVGAIPLAALSGVLMMTAARMVSPSTIGRVLRSSRSSVAVFSITLFVTVAFDLVIAVGIGLAVAAFFALRTLSRMSDATRKELPGVAEPGDERIALFTVHGSLFFGAADRLVEQIADEPDVSVVVLRLADVQIIDATGAHALAELVGALERRGITVLIKGVRPEHQALLEQLGVISALRHPNHLFSELPPAISHARDHARRAAAAS; encoded by the coding sequence ATGTCATCGATCGTGTCGGGGCTGCGCGCCCTGCTGCCCACTCGCGCGGACTATCGCGGAGTGCGCACGAGCTGGCGCGCTGATCTGCTCGCTGGCCTCACGGTTGGCATCGTCGCGTTGCCACTCGCCCTCGCATTCGGTGTGAGCTCGGGGGTCGGCGCGGAGGCCGGGCTCGTCACGGCAATCGTCGCGGGGCTCGTGGCTGCGGTGTTCGGCGGCTCGAACGTCCAGGTCTCTGGACCGACCGGCGCGATGGTCGTCGTGCTCGCCCCGATCGTGATGCTGCACGGCGTCGGTGCGGTCGCTGTGGTGAGCCTCATGGCCGGCGTGCTCGTGCTCGCGGCGGGGGTGCTCCGCCTCGGGAGGGCAGTCAGCTACATCCCCTGGCCCGTGATCGAGGGCTTCACCGCCGGGATCGGGATCATCATCTTCCTCCAGCAGGTGCCCGCCGCACTCGGCGTGCAGGCATCCGGTCACTCCTCAAACGCGGTAGTCGCCACGTGGCAAGTCATCACCGAGGCGAGCTGGCCTGCTGCGTTCCTGCCGCTTGCGGCCGTTATCGGCATCGCGCTCATCATGGTGCTGCTCGGCCGGATCACGCCGTCGGTTCCTGCATCGTTCGTCGCGATCCTCGTCGTCTCAGTGATCGCGGTGCTGGCCGGGTCCCCGCTCGCGACGATCGGGACGCTGCCCAACTCTCTCCCGGCTCCGTCCTTGCCCGCGCTCGACCCGGGCATGCTCGTGTCACTCGCGGGCCCTGCGTTCGCCGTCGCGGCGCTCGCAGCGATCGAGTCGCTGCTCTCGGCCCGCGTTGCCGCAACACTCGCAGATACCGGGCAGGTGAACGCCGATCGGGAGCTCTTCGGCCAGGGCCTGGCGTCGATTGCCTCTGGAATCTTCGGCGGGATGCCGGCTACGGGAGCCATCGCTCGCACCGCCGTCAACGTGCGCAGTGGAGCGCGCACCAGGCTCGCCGCGGTGATTCACGCGCTCGCGCTGCTGCTCGTGGTGCTCGTGGCGGCGCCCGTCGTGGGCGCGATCCCGCTCGCTGCGCTCTCCGGTGTCCTGATGATGACGGCCGCACGCATGGTGTCCCCCAGCACCATCGGCAGGGTCCTACGATCAAGTCGTTCGAGCGTCGCGGTCTTCTCGATCACCCTGTTCGTCACGGTCGCTTTCGACCTCGTCATCGCCGTCGGCATTGGGCTCGCCGTCGCCGCATTCTTCGCGCTGCGGACCCTCAGCAGAATGAGCGACGCGACGCGAAAGGAGCTTCCTGGAGTGGCCGAGCCTGGCGATGAGCGGATCGCGTTGTTCACCGTACACGGATCGTTGTTCTTCGGGGCCGCCGATCGGCTCGTTGAACAGATCGCGGACGAACCCGACGTCTCAGTCGTTGTTCTGCGCCTCGCAGACGTGCAAATCATCGACGCGACAGGGGCGCACGCGCTGGCCGAACTAGTGGGGGCGCTCGAACGCCGGGGCATCACCGTGCTCATCAAGGGGGTACGCCCGGAGCATCAAGCGTTGCTTGAACAGCTCGGGGTGATCAGCGCGCTGCGGCACCCGAACCACCTCTTCAGTGAGCTCCCACCGGCGATCAGTCACGCCCGTGACCACGCGCGCAGAGCGGCGGCAGCATCGTGA
- a CDS encoding anaerobic C4-dicarboxylate transporter, with protein MDIFLFITQLLVVLGCIVMGTRSSGVGLGLWGGAGVAILVFVFGISPGSPPVDALLIVLSVVLASSMMQAAGGIDWMVSIAAKLIARSPKQITIIAPLVSFLFAAGAGTSNILYPLLPVIQDLSYRNGVRPSRPLSLSVVATGVALACSPVSAAMAAMVTLTDTAPWDFELIDILKVTIPAAIVGIILSGIVVNRLGKDIADDPEIQARIAEGKIAAPSANAAEVRAEVTVTAAGRNAGIVFLLGVAAIVVFGLFKGIRPLDAAGDPVAMTPIIEIVMFVVGTLIMLISRPKVAEIPTMSVFKAGMVSAIALFGLAWLTDTFLGEHTKLIAEGVGGLVTAAPWIFALGIFLVCVLTTSQSTATRTIVPIGLAAGIPLGLLSGMWAGAFAGIYLLPTNGSQIAAANFDHSGSTKLGTKLVDHSFFLPTLILAVTTIAAGALFGALWGG; from the coding sequence ATGGACATTTTCCTGTTCATCACACAGCTGTTGGTAGTACTCGGCTGTATCGTCATGGGCACGCGCTCCAGCGGGGTCGGCCTGGGACTCTGGGGTGGTGCAGGTGTCGCGATCCTCGTGTTCGTGTTTGGGATCTCCCCTGGCTCACCCCCGGTCGACGCGCTGCTGATCGTGCTCTCCGTCGTACTTGCGTCATCGATGATGCAGGCGGCAGGCGGGATCGACTGGATGGTGTCGATCGCCGCGAAGCTGATCGCACGCAGTCCCAAGCAGATCACGATTATCGCGCCGCTCGTCTCTTTCCTCTTCGCGGCGGGCGCCGGCACCTCGAACATCCTGTATCCGCTCCTGCCAGTGATCCAAGATCTCTCCTACCGCAACGGTGTGCGGCCCTCCCGCCCACTCTCGCTGTCGGTGGTGGCCACTGGTGTTGCGCTGGCCTGTAGCCCCGTCTCCGCCGCAATGGCCGCGATGGTGACGCTCACGGACACTGCGCCGTGGGACTTCGAGCTCATCGACATTTTGAAGGTCACGATCCCTGCGGCAATCGTCGGCATCATCCTCTCCGGCATCGTCGTGAACCGGCTCGGGAAAGACATCGCCGATGATCCAGAGATTCAGGCCCGGATCGCCGAGGGCAAGATCGCTGCACCATCGGCGAATGCCGCTGAGGTGCGTGCTGAAGTCACGGTCACCGCGGCTGGCCGCAACGCTGGAATCGTATTCCTCCTGGGTGTTGCCGCGATCGTGGTTTTCGGCCTGTTCAAGGGGATTCGACCGCTCGACGCAGCTGGCGATCCGGTGGCCATGACCCCGATCATTGAGATCGTGATGTTCGTTGTCGGCACGCTGATCATGCTGATCTCCCGTCCGAAAGTTGCCGAGATCCCCACCATGTCGGTGTTCAAAGCAGGTATGGTTTCGGCGATCGCGCTGTTTGGCTTGGCCTGGCTGACCGACACGTTCCTCGGCGAGCACACGAAGCTCATCGCAGAGGGCGTTGGCGGCCTCGTGACAGCGGCTCCGTGGATCTTCGCGCTCGGGATCTTCCTCGTCTGCGTGCTCACCACGAGCCAGTCGACGGCGACCCGAACGATCGTGCCGATCGGCCTCGCAGCCGGGATCCCGCTGGGGCTCCTCTCCGGTATGTGGGCCGGTGCATTTGCAGGAATCTATTTGCTTCCCACTAACGGCTCGCAGATCGCCGCGGCGAACTTCGACCATTCCGGTTCAACTAAGCTCGGCACCAAGCTCGTCGATCACTCGTTCTTCCTCCCGACGCTGATCCTTGCGGTCACGACGATCGCGGCGGGTGCACTGTTCGGGGCGCTCTGGGGCGGCTAG